Below is a window of Leptotrichia sp. oral taxon 215 str. W9775 DNA.
TAATTTATTTAATAATCCTGATAACACAGTTAATTATTCTAATGCTATTGCTAAAAATAATGCTGGAATAAGAGTTCAAAGTTATGAAACAACAGCAGCTACTGATACAGCATTAGGAAGCCCTAAAGGTGAAAACAAAGGAACAATAAATATCAAGAATGGAGAAAAGAATGTCGGTATTTATGTTTGGGATAAAAATGTTACTATTAATGGTGCTACAGGAAAACAATTAGAAGGTAACAATACTGGTACAATTAATATTACTGGTGGAACTAACGTTGGTATGATGGCACAGGATGACTCTGGAACAACTAATTTTAAAACTATTATTAAAAATAGTGGAACTATAGCTGTTGGTGGAAGTGGGTCAATAGGTATGTATACAGCAGATAAAGATTCTTATGCTGAACATACAGGTGGAACTATCACAGCATCATCAAACAATGTTGGAGTTGTAAATAAAGGACATTTTGATTTCACAGGTGGAACAGTAACTGCAAACGGAACAAATTCAGTTGGAGTTTATTCTGCAAATGGAGCAAATTCAGTTACTAACATAGGAAGTGGAACAGCTAACTCGGCAACATTAACTGTTACTAATGGAGGGGTAGGATTATATGCAGATGCCGGTTCTACACAGACATTAAAAGGATTAAATGCTACTGTGTCAGGAACAAATACTGCAGGATCAATTTTATTCTATAATATTCCATCAACAGGAAGTACAGCAGGAAAATTTGATTTATCAAATAATCCTGGTAGTGCTACAGTAGGTGATTATTCATTTGCATTCTATACTAATAAGAATATATTTACTGGAGGAAATACTGCATTTGCACAATTTTTAAATGATTGGAAAAATACAGGAACTGGAAATGGAATAAATTTAGCAATGAGCTCAAGTTCGAGTTTATTACTGGCAGATGTTACTAATGCTTCAAATAAAGATATAGCATTCACTAATATAGTACCACCTGTAACAGGTACAACTTTACAAAATGCTAACTCACAGAAAGTGGCCACACTTAGTGGAGATTATAAATATTTAACAATAAAAGGTGCAGATGTAAAAATAGATGAAAATATCGATTTATCAGTTGCAACTAATAAGTTAAATAAAGTTTCAATATATGATTCTAACATAACTGTAGACACAGGAAAGACTATTCAGGATGGAGCAATGCCAAATGTTGCGGCTTCAACAAATCTGACTGGTCAAGGATATATTCTTGGTGTAAATAATGGAAAAACATTGACTAACAAAGGAACAATTACATTAAATTCCACTACACCAGTTGAATTAAAAGTACTGGTTGCAACAGGAGCTAGTTCTAAGGCTATAAATGACGGAACTGTTACAAGTAAAATTAATAAAGGAATTGGAATTTATGCTTCAAATGGTGCACAAGGTACTAATAATGGTACAAAAGCTATAACAATGGATGGAGATGCAGCCTTTGGTATGGTTGGTGCAGCTGCTGATACAGAAAATAGCGGTGATATTACAATTAATGGAACATCATCAGTAGGAATGTATTCTGTTGAAACAACACCTTCAAAAACAGCAGTAAATAAAGGAACAATTACAACAACCGGTGCTAAGAATATAGGAATGGTTGCAGAAAATTCCAATATAACAAATGATGCACTAGGAACAATAAAATTAACTAACACTACTGAAAATGTTGGAATGTATTCTAAAGGAACAACTGGAACTATTACAAATGATGGAAAAATTGAAGGAATAGATCAGACAATAGGAATTTATGGAAATACTAGTACTGTGTTAGGAAATACATCAAGTATAACTGTTGGAGATTCAGGAGTTGGATTATACTCAAGTACAGGAGACATCACAGTTAGCTCAGGAGCAAAAATTAAACTTCTGAAAGGTGGAACAGGTACAACTCCAGCAGACGGTGCAACAGGAGTATTTGTGGAAAATAAAGGTTCAGCAGGAAGTGTAAACGTAAATGTACACGATTTAATTGAAGGTCCGCTTGGTAAAAGATCTTACGGATATTTCTTTAAAGGTGTTAGCAACTTAGCTTATACAAATACAAATGGAAGTGCCCCTGTTACGTTAGATGATGGAGCAATCTTTATCTATTCAGAAGCAACAGGAGGAACTGGAATACAGAATGCACAGGATTTAACTGCAGCAGGTAATGATGTAATCGGAATATATCAAAAAGGTGGAATAATAAAGAATAGTGGAAAACTTGATTTTAATACAGGAACTAAAAATACAGGTATATACACTAAAGAAGGTACAGCAATAAATGAAGCGGGTGGAATAATCGAAGTGGGAGCTACTAACTTTGGTATGGTTACTTCAGATAATAATAATATAAATGGTAAATTAATTAATAACAGTACAATTAAAATAACTGCAAGTAAAGGTACTGGAATGTATTCAGATAGTACAGCTACAGATGCAGTGAAAAATAATGGTTTAATAACAGCAGCAGGTGTAACTGATGCAGTTGGTATTTATGGTAAGACAGTAACTAATGAGACAACAGGTACGATTACTATGGGAGATAACAGTATAGGAATCTATTCTAACGGTGGACATGTAGGAAACTACGGAAACCTTACAGTTGGAGCTAACAAATCAATTGGTGTGCTGACAGTTGGAACAGGACAAACTGTATCTTTTGATGGAAATATTACAATTGGTAATGATTCATTCGGATTGGTAAATCAGGGAAGTGGAAATCACATTGTTTCTACGGCTTCTAATACTACATTAGGAACAGATTCAGTATTTATATATCAAAATGACAGTACAGGACGTGTGGAAAACTATACTACATTAATATCATCAGGAGATAGAAACTACGGATTATATGGAAATGGTACTATGGACAATAATGGAACAATTGATTTCTCAACAGGTAATGGAAACGTAGGAATGTATGCAACTACTGGTGGAATTGGTCGAAACTATGGTAATATAAAAGTAGGATTTTCTAATACTTCAGCTAAAGAATATGGTGTAGGTATGGCAACTGGATACTATGATGATGATAGAACATCACCAACATATGGTCAAACTTTCAACCAAGGAACAATTGAAAACCATGGAACAATTGAAGTAACTAATCCAAATACAATAGGTATGTATGCTGTTGGAGCAGGTTCTAAAGCTGTAAACTATGGAAACATCAACCTTTTAGGAAGTGAAACAGTTGGAATGTACATTGACAGAGGAGCAGTAGGAGAAAACTGGGGAACTATCCAGACAGCGGCAAGTGGACTTACAAAAGTAAAAGGAGTTTACGTTGCTAACGGAGGTTACATTAAAAACTACGGAACAATAAATATTGCGGCTTCAGATTCTAAGAGTGCAGGAATCTGGACAGATAAAGCGGAAAATGCTGAAGAACATGCAACTGGAGTAAATCCGACTACCGGAGGAAACCAGACAGGAACTTCAACTCCGGCAATGAAAGTTGCTACAGCTTCTGACATGAAAGATATGGGAGGAAGAACAATAAAAGTTCCGCCTAGAGTGACATCGCCTACAGTAACTGATGTAAATGGAAGCATAATTCCTATATATCAGGTGGATACAAATGCTGCAACACCGGCACCGGCATCAGCAATTGTAACATCAGCTTCAGGAATTACATCAATAGATCTTTCAGCAGGTAATTTCTTGAGCTATCCATCAGCTTCAGAAGCTTCAAGCTTAGGAATGTATGTGGATACTTCAGGAGTTAATTACACAAATCCTATTCAGGGAATAAACAACTTGACTGGATTGACTGACATTGACCTGTTCTTTGGAACAGAAGCATCCAGATATACAACAGCAACAGCAATTGAAGTGGGAGATAATATCCTGAAACCTTACAATGATGCTTTAAGTGGAGTTGTAACAGCAGGAACTACATTGAATGTAACATCAGCAAGTTTAACTTGGATGGCACAACCTACTAAAAATGCTGCAACAGGACTTCTTGACAAAGTTTACTTAGTTAAAGTTCCATATACAATGTTTGCACAGAAAGGTGATACACAGACATATAACTTCTTAGTT
It encodes the following:
- a CDS encoding autotransporter outer membrane beta-barrel domain-containing protein, which encodes MNYFYGDWTGTYRGRGDKTPNQKYERFSSSKFATYSGGKYGMTDLNSKVIEPISSVPIDAAVKPKIPIIKTVDAAEAPVLTPPTLNISVSTVAPSNTTVPSITPPKVNIPTVTMSDVDGFTLAFPSSGYFSERHATHVNGIYNLTSSDTQSRAGSGGMDDYISYHNFTYHSAGITNPTEVTATMTGTGKANNIRDTSTYYGGGSRYVFVDDVRNFTGGTNAGARNIPTHKVKFTLRNEATIELEGPAIAAMLNEETSWTDGDTTTNITNMGSINDENENKTGSYSGTLRGNASGSIPAYNKTITANSKNKLGYKVGMTQTVEETVDWTSGTNYEFFNGSDTANASFTGFNTFDSTLEAAIRNNNNLTSLGTKGKNTKLDGTTNNFAQDGVIHFNGDFSTGIQIASENRTSSNFTPSTWRDTNARSLVRAVNKSNGYIQLDGSHSYGMKLAGTALHTDSKDYNDNTSNGSYLANEGLILISGSYDTTVNSKGSSAGIAKLKEAKWSSEKTLFNNGRIYVGGVNNSGILLESIFGDTVTNMNSGIINIDKAYNLFNNPDNTVNYSNAIAKNNAGIRVQSYETTAATDTALGSPKGENKGTINIKNGEKNVGIYVWDKNVTINGATGKQLEGNNTGTINITGGTNVGMMAQDDSGTTNFKTIIKNSGTIAVGGSGSIGMYTADKDSYAEHTGGTITASSNNVGVVNKGHFDFTGGTVTANGTNSVGVYSANGANSVTNIGSGTANSATLTVTNGGVGLYADAGSTQTLKGLNATVSGTNTAGSILFYNIPSTGSTAGKFDLSNNPGSATVGDYSFAFYTNKNIFTGGNTAFAQFLNDWKNTGTGNGINLAMSSSSSLLLADVTNASNKDIAFTNIVPPVTGTTLQNANSQKVATLSGDYKYLTIKGADVKIDENIDLSVATNKLNKVSIYDSNITVDTGKTIQDGAMPNVAASTNLTGQGYILGVNNGKTLTNKGTITLNSTTPVELKVLVATGASSKAINDGTVTSKINKGIGIYASNGAQGTNNGTKAITMDGDAAFGMVGAAADTENSGDITINGTSSVGMYSVETTPSKTAVNKGTITTTGAKNIGMVAENSNITNDALGTIKLTNTTENVGMYSKGTTGTITNDGKIEGIDQTIGIYGNTSTVLGNTSSITVGDSGVGLYSSTGDITVSSGAKIKLLKGGTGTTPADGATGVFVENKGSAGSVNVNVHDLIEGPLGKRSYGYFFKGVSNLAYTNTNGSAPVTLDDGAIFIYSEATGGTGIQNAQDLTAAGNDVIGIYQKGGIIKNSGKLDFNTGTKNTGIYTKEGTAINEAGGIIEVGATNFGMVTSDNNNINGKLINNSTIKITASKGTGMYSDSTATDAVKNNGLITAAGVTDAVGIYGKTVTNETTGTITMGDNSIGIYSNGGHVGNYGNLTVGANKSIGVLTVGTGQTVSFDGNITIGNDSFGLVNQGSGNHIVSTASNTTLGTDSVFIYQNDSTGRVENYTTLISSGDRNYGLYGNGTMDNNGTIDFSTGNGNVGMYATTGGIGRNYGNIKVGFSNTSAKEYGVGMATGYYDDDRTSPTYGQTFNQGTIENHGTIEVTNPNTIGMYAVGAGSKAVNYGNINLLGSETVGMYIDRGAVGENWGTIQTAASGLTKVKGVYVANGGYIKNYGTINIAASDSKSAGIWTDKAENAEEHATGVNPTTGGNQTGTSTPAMKVATASDMKDMGGRTIKVPPRVTSPTVTDVNGSIIPIYQVDTNAATPAPASAIVTSASGITSIDLSAGNFLSYPSASEASSLGMYVDTSGVNYTNPIQGINNLTGLTDIDLFFGTEASRYTTATAIEVGDNILKPYNDALSGVVTAGTTLNVTSASLTWMAQPTKNAATGLLDKVYLVKVPYTMFAQKGDTQTYNFLVGLEQRYGVEGLGTKEKSVLDKISNLNGGEGHILAQAFDEMKGHQYSSIQQRTKATGDILSKEFDYLQDEWRNPSKDNNKIKVFGHRGEYNTDSAGVVDYTNNAYGVAYVHENETVKLGRKSGWYAGVASNIFSFKDLGESKETQTMLKAGIFKTMSPASDHNGSLTWTIAGEAFASINNMKRRYWIVDETFEAKSDYTTYGAALKNELGYNIRTSARTSIRPYGALSMEYGRYSDIKEKGPMSLEVQGNDYFSVQPELGVSFNYIQPVGVKSQFKASLTAAYTNELGKINDVRNKARLRGTTADYYELRGDKEDRRGNGKFDLNIGFDNTRFGVTFNAGYDTKGSNVRGGLGFRAIY